The genomic region CAACACAAAGTTAGTCTTAGGGAGGTAACCAGACTTCTTCATCtgcatattcaatttatccAACTTCTccaaaatatctttcatttgtGGATGTGATTGGTCACCAGCAAGAAGCATGTGTACTTTGTGTCCAACTTCAATCCAACTATACCCAGGGTTTTTCCTCAATCCCTTGCTTTTCATCACTTCGCgtattctattttcttcatcCCACAAGCCCTTTGAAGCATAGATATTGGACAGAAGAATATAGTTCCCAGGGTTGGTTGGTTCTAAGAAGAAAAGCTTCTCCGCAGCAATCTCGCCTAAACTCAAATTATTGTGAACTCTGCAAGAACTTAGCAAGGCTCCCCATACACAAGCATCAGGTTCAAAAGGCATTTCCTTAATGATAGAGTAAGCCTCTTCAAGTTTTCCAACACGACTGAGAAGTGTCACCAAGCAAGCATAATGTTCCATTTTAGGCTCAATGCCATGTTCTTCGGACATACTATTATAATAACGCCACCCTTCTTCAGTCAGGCCGTTTTGCGCGCACGCTGATAAAACACATGTAAATGTAACCAAATCAGGCTTCTGACCACTCTGCAGCATCATATGAAACATTTCCATTGTTTCCTTAGCCTTCCCATGCATTGCATACCCTTTCATAACAGCATTCCAAGAAACCAAATTCAGGGCCGACATCTTATCAAAACAACGTCGGGCCAACTGAATTCTCCCACACTTGGCATACATGTCTATCAACGCACTACCTACATATACATCATCAAAAATCCCCCTTCTGAGAGAAAAGCAATGGATTTCCTTCCCGTGCATCAATGCCGAGATATTCCCACAAGCAGGAATCAAGCTCGGGATTGTCACAGCATTAGGCTCCACCCCATAAGCCTGCATATCTCTAAAAAGCTCCAAAGCCTCCAAATCCTTCCCGTTCTGCGAGCAGCTAGCTATTATTGACGTCCACGTCACAACATTCAACTCCATTTTTTGGTCCTTAAACTTGTTAAACACCTCCAACGCGGTGTCAACCATACCATTCCGTGACAACCCAGTAAGAAAAGCATTCAAAGACCCAATTTCCATTTCCTCCACTTCATCAAACACCCGGCTCATCTCCTTCACACAGCCACATTTCCCATACATATCAAGCATGGCACTAACCACAAACTTGTCAGACCCCAGCCCTTGCTTGATGACATAACCATGAACCTGAGCCCCCACGACCACATCCTCCAAGCACCCCACAGCAGGAAGCACACACGAAACAGTACTCCCGTCAGGCCAAAACCCTTGCACCAACATCACCCGAAACATCCCCACGGCCTCATCGTAAAACCCGTTGTTCCCAAACCCGGCAAGCATGCCATTCCACGACACCAAATTGGGCTCCACTCCACCACTCCTCATCTCCCCAAAGAGCTCCTTGGCCTCTTCCACGAGGCCGAGCCGCGAGTACCCGGCAATCATGGCACTCCAGACAACCACATCCCTATCAGGCATTCTATCAAACAGTTTCCGGGCATCCAAAATGCGGTCGCATTTGAGGTACATGTGGGTCAAGGAGGATGCCACAATGGAATCAGTGAGGAAGCCGGATGCGGCGGCGAAGGCGTGGAGCTGTTGGCCAGGGTCGAGGGCGCGGAGGGAGGCGCAGGACTTGATGGCGGAGGGGAGGAGGAAGGCGTCGGGGATGAGGCGGAGAGGGTGGAGGTGGGAGAAGGTGGTGAGGACGTGGGGGAAGTGGTGGGAGCGGGCGAAGGCGTGGATGAgggaggagaaggagaagagggTGGGGTGGGGGAGGTGGGAGGAGAGGGTGAGGGAGAGTTGGGGGGTGGAGAGGGAGAGAGCGTTGGCGTAGAAGGAGAGGAGGCTGGTGGTGAGTTGGGTGTCGGAGAAGAGGTTCAGTCGGAGAATGAGGGCGTGGGCTTGCCGCGCCTGGGACAGGGAGGCTGTGCTGGAGGACAGGCATTGGGAGAGGGCGTGGAACATACCACACTCACTGTTAACGTTGCTGCTCGATTCTCAGAACGAAGGAAATGCGGCTGCTGTTGCTGTATGTCACTATGTCTTATTCCGTATATTCTACAAATTGAATACTcattataaaataacattagttagttttcatttttatattttttaaaaatacccactgaattattttatatattttttagatgtGATTCGTTTGTGTAAAAGGAAAAAGCACAATAAGGAACGGATGGCTAAGAAATGTGGATGCACATTCAATTAAAGTGTCGGCATTTTAACTCTAAACCAAATGACAATGTGCACATCCAAACCATGAAAGGGACTTACTATCTCATTATAGATTGATGGGACACCACTACACGATGCATTAGGAATACAAAGTGTTGTGAATTTAATAAATTCAGTTTTTATAACCTAggtatccttcatttttcttacctatatttttttataacacaaATTAGGAATCTGATTAATTATATActtaagaaataatattatttaacaattatattatattaagattaataaaattcattttaattaaacaatgtACTACATTATAATCATTagggttaaatatatttttagtctatgataaatatacattttttatgtctgatttctaataaatttttcttttgatttgattcttaatatttgaaaaattttaccttaatttCATGTCCCTAATATTAATTGTCAACTTGACCATTAATTGAATACATAAAAGTGTCATGTAAGAAGTATAAAGGTAAAATTActataaacaatatttttattaaaaaacaatccGGTTAGATATTAAAGAATTAAACTTAAAACCACCAGCTAAAATGGATTAATCCGTACCAAAAAATGAGaatatgtaataaataaattatgtaaagtaataagagagagagagagaggaaaaagtGTAAGTAAAAGCTATATGAAAATACTCCAATGTAAGTATCGATATCAATATGGTACCAAAGTGGCATAACACTGGACCACacagttaaaaaaatgatacacTAAGCGAGAAAGTTTTCTTACCGAGATTGCAGGGAATTTATCCTTTTGGATTCTACCCAAAGAAGATAAAATTCTCATCTTCTAATATAAGTGGTGACCCTGTCTCTTCACAGTTCAGTGTTTCACACCTAGACAATTGGctcagaagaaaagaaaagcaaccAAAAATGGTTCTCACATCCACTGCCACACACCCAGATGAACAAGACCAGAGCCTAAACTATACTTTTGCTTCCAGATATGTGCGTGAACCTATTCCAAAGTACGTTACTTTTTCTCAGAACTTCACActtagttgttgttgttgtggatcCATTCTGTTGAAGAAAGCATAATCAACAGACAAAAAAAGAAGGTTTGGTTTCTACTGAAATGacgtttgtttctttgtttgtgATGGAAATGTTGAGTGCAGGTTCAAGATGCCGGAGAAATCCATACCAAAAGATGCTGCTTATCAGATAATAAACGATGAGTTGATGTTGGATGGTGCACCAAGGCTCAACTTGGCCTCGTTTGTGACCACTTGGATGGAGCCTGAGTGTGACAAGCTCATAATGGCTTCACTTAACAAGAACTACGTTGACATGGATGAGTATCCTGTCACCACTGAGCTCCAGGTCTGTCACTTCTCTCAGTATATTTGCTgtctttattattatatgatcaTGACATTTAGGTCCTTGAAGTTCAGTCTGTcaaaaaaggattttaaaaaatactagtagTCTACAACTGGGATTTAGGCTGCAACATCAAGGTTATTTAGGTCTTTATGACCACAATTGTGGCTGCATCAACTTTATTTATCTGTAATTTTCTGCAATATCAAGGACCGGGACAAGACTGTAACcgaaatttaaaaccttttgtaaaataaataaacaaataaatagaattgTTTGAAATATGTTTTATGCTTTGAAGTTATTAAGTGTGGAAGGGTTTGATTATTCATCTGTTTAATTATGTAGAATTTTAGTTTGTGTATGCCAAATATTTCTAATTTCCCCCCCTTCCTCTGCCcccctaaaattattattctcagCTCCAGTTGCCTTTTGTATAAAAtggaatttttcaaagaaaggcTAGGggtattaagaaaaataaagtactGCTGATTTTTCTGACACTTATGAAAATTTAGTATATCAGATGGTAACTTCTTAGATCTTATGTTTTTCGTTGTCAGATGAAGATTCATTGTAGATtactttgttttaaataaaatcattgcatACCAATGTTCTGTAACTGAAGTTCACTAGTAAATTTGAAGATACTGATATTATATATGGATCCTTATATGATTATTTTCAGATGAAGTTTGAGACTGAAAGATTGATTAGTTTCATTTTGTTAAATTCTGCAGAACCGGTGTGTTAATATCATAGCAAATCTATTCCATGCTCCTATAAGTGATGATGAGACTGCAGTAGGTGTGGGAACTGTGGGGTCATCGGAGGCAATAATGTTGGCAGGTCTAGCTTTTAAAAGGAAATGGCAGACAAAGAGAAAAGCAGAAGGCAAACCATATGATAAGCCCAACATAGTAACTGGGGCTAATGTGCAGGTGGGTCTCAAATTGTGTTTGATGCCATGTATTTTCAAACAACTTTTAATTTGTGTTAGGTGCATCATCATATCATGGGAAATAGGTACATTTAATCCTGAAAATTACTTTGAAATATAGTAGAACCAAAGTGCTTTAGTGATTAATGTGCCACAATATAGTTAAGAATTCTCTCAATAATCCTTTGTACCGTTTACTGGAATTCACCTTACCACATGCTGCATACTGGTTCTCTTTGAAGAAAGTCCTATAATAATAATGCAAAAAGTGACAAATTGCATGCCTATAGGTACCACGTACCAGTACCCATACCAAGTATTTGGTAACTATGTGCCAGATTTTGGGGCCTTTAGACCTCAATGTTTGATGttctttgaaattttcttcACAGGTTTGTTGGGAAAAATTTGCAAGGTACTTTGAGGTAGAGCTCAAGGAAGTGAAACTCAAAGAAGGATACTATGTGATGGACCCTGCGAAAGCAGTTGAAATGGTAGATGAGAACACCATCTGTGTTGCAGCCATTTTGGGGTCAACTATGACCGGAGAGTTTGAGGATGTGAAGCTTCTCGATGAACTTCTTACTAAAAAGAACAATGAGACAGGTTGGGATACCCCAATTCAtgtagatgctgccagtggggGGTTTATTGCCCCATTTCTATATCCTGATTTAGAGTGGGACTTCCGTTTGCCGTTGGTGAAAAGCATCAATGTTAGTGGTCACAAGTATGGTCTTGTCTACCCTGGTGTTGGTTGGGTTGTATGGAGGAGCAAAGATGACTTGCCAGATGAACTtgtttttcacataaattatctTGGATCTGATCAGCCCACTTTCACATTGAATTTCTCCAAAGGTAACAAATGTATGAGTTGATacatgtatttgattttttttttatgcaattaGTATCTTTGTATATATATGCAATTTAGGAATTGTTTGTATATGTCTCACTGCCAAAGTATTCAGTTCAAATGCAATTAATAGTTGTTTTGAAGAATCTATCTCTCGTTTCCTTGTCTAAATGATAGAATCCATTGAAACCCTTTTTAAGTGAGAAGCAACTATCTTAATTCAGCTTAGAGTGTTATGTTATATCTGAATCAATAATGCCTTGCtgtctgaaaaaaaaatgatgttttattgAGAATTTTAGATTGAGTTTGCCTTCGATAATTTTGAATCTGCTTAAGTCCTACCCCAAAATGTAGATTTTATGAGACCTCTGCATGTTATTGCTAGAATTCAAACAGATTTGTTTGCGTGCTGTTGTTTGCAAGCTATTTTGTGAGGAAAACTCTTCCAAAACTTGTGTTCTTGCAAACAAAATTGTGTTATTGCAAACAAATTGTGTTCAACCCCATTGAATTTGTCTGGATCATACATGTGATTTGATTGCGTGTATAGATCTAATTCTTAAATATGTTGATTAGATACTTGTAATAACAAGCATGGGGAAATCAATTAGTGTTATTTGGTTTCTATAGCAATTATATGAATGTTTTagcataatattatttttcttttgtccttCCCAATTCTTTGTATTTCTGTTGACAGGATCTAGTCAAATTATTGCTCAATATTATCAATTGATTCGGCTTGGCTTTGAGGTAATCGTTTCAcctttttctttgaaatatacTCATACGGAATTcacttaataatattttcaattatgGTTGTATGATATATGGGATTTGGCTTACCCGATTAACTTG from Glycine soja cultivar W05 chromosome 16, ASM419377v2, whole genome shotgun sequence harbors:
- the LOC114390763 gene encoding pentatricopeptide repeat-containing protein At1g20230, which codes for MFHALSQCLSSSTASLSQARQAHALILRLNLFSDTQLTTSLLSFYANALSLSTPQLSLTLSSHLPHPTLFSFSSLIHAFARSHHFPHVLTTFSHLHPLRLIPDAFLLPSAIKSCASLRALDPGQQLHAFAAASGFLTDSIVASSLTHMYLKCDRILDARKLFDRMPDRDVVVWSAMIAGYSRLGLVEEAKELFGEMRSGGVEPNLVSWNGMLAGFGNNGFYDEAVGMFRVMLVQGFWPDGSTVSCVLPAVGCLEDVVVGAQVHGYVIKQGLGSDKFVVSAMLDMYGKCGCVKEMSRVFDEVEEMEIGSLNAFLTGLSRNGMVDTALEVFNKFKDQKMELNVVTWTSIIASCSQNGKDLEALELFRDMQAYGVEPNAVTIPSLIPACGNISALMHGKEIHCFSLRRGIFDDVYVGSALIDMYAKCGRIQLARRCFDKMSALNLVSWNAVMKGYAMHGKAKETMEMFHMMLQSGQKPDLVTFTCVLSACAQNGLTEEGWRYYNSMSEEHGIEPKMEHYACLVTLLSRVGKLEEAYSIIKEMPFEPDACVWGALLSSCRVHNNLSLGEIAAEKLFFLEPTNPGNYILLSNIYASKGLWDEENRIREVMKSKGLRKNPGYSWIEVGHKVHMLLAGDQSHPQMKDILEKLDKLNMQMKKSGYLPKTNFVLQDVEEQDKEQILCGHSEKLAVVLGLLNTSPGQPLQVIKNLRICDDCHAVIKVISRLEGREIYVRDTNRFHHFKDGVCSCGDFW
- the LOC114390426 gene encoding glutamate decarboxylase-like, coding for MVLTSTATHPDEQDQSLNYTFASRYVREPIPKFKMPEKSIPKDAAYQIINDELMLDGAPRLNLASFVTTWMEPECDKLIMASLNKNYVDMDEYPVTTELQNRCVNIIANLFHAPISDDETAVGVGTVGSSEAIMLAGLAFKRKWQTKRKAEGKPYDKPNIVTGANVQVCWEKFARYFEVELKEVKLKEGYYVMDPAKAVEMVDENTICVAAILGSTMTGEFEDVKLLDELLTKKNNETGWDTPIHVDAASGGFIAPFLYPDLEWDFRLPLVKSINVSGHKYGLVYPGVGWVVWRSKDDLPDELVFHINYLGSDQPTFTLNFSKGSSQIIAQYYQLIRLGFEGYKNIMENCWENARVLKEGIERTGRFNIISKDIGVPLVAFSLKDSSQHTVFEIADHLRKFGWIVPAYTMPPDAQHIAVLRVVIREDFSRGLAERLAADIEKVVKLLDTLPSPLTTKAVHITAITSETGEKIKKAAIETQKEIAFYWKRLVDGKRLGAC